Proteins from a genomic interval of Aquabacterium sp. J223:
- a CDS encoding SMP-30/gluconolactonase/LRE family protein — translation MWLLQPPQVRDTEVFTRLPERFRRRGVRSAWADANRSGQPTDSFLEGPVFDEAGNLYVTDIPFGRIFRIDPQGEWDQVAQWDGEPNGATFLNERELLVTDYRNGLMAVDVRSGAVRRFLERRNSERFKGVNDLVFDSRGNLYFTDQGQTGLHDPTGRLYRLRPDGQLDLLLANVPSPNGVALSPDERVLYLAVTRGNQVWRVPLLDDGSVAKVGAFFTSYGPSGPDGLAVDRSGRLVVANPGLGVAWVLNHRAEPELVLRSGAGSSLTNVAFGGPDRRTLYCTESVTGTVLRAVLDEPGLPLYRPGRADPRAN, via the coding sequence ATGTGGCTGCTGCAGCCCCCGCAGGTGCGTGACACCGAGGTGTTCACGCGGCTGCCCGAGCGGTTCCGCCGCCGCGGCGTGCGCTCGGCCTGGGCCGACGCCAACCGCAGCGGGCAGCCCACCGACTCCTTCCTCGAAGGGCCGGTGTTCGACGAGGCGGGCAACCTGTACGTCACGGACATCCCGTTCGGGCGCATCTTCCGCATCGACCCGCAGGGTGAGTGGGACCAGGTGGCGCAGTGGGACGGCGAACCCAACGGCGCCACGTTCCTGAACGAGCGGGAGCTGCTGGTCACCGACTACCGCAATGGCCTGATGGCGGTGGACGTGCGCAGCGGTGCGGTGCGGCGGTTCCTGGAACGCCGCAACAGCGAGCGCTTCAAGGGCGTGAACGACCTGGTCTTCGACAGCCGCGGCAACCTGTACTTCACCGACCAGGGCCAGACCGGGCTGCACGACCCCACCGGCCGGCTGTACCGCCTGCGACCGGATGGGCAGCTCGACCTGCTGCTGGCCAACGTGCCCAGCCCGAACGGCGTCGCGCTGTCGCCCGACGAGCGCGTGCTGTACCTGGCCGTGACCCGCGGCAACCAGGTGTGGCGGGTGCCGCTGCTGGACGACGGCAGCGTCGCCAAGGTGGGGGCCTTCTTCACGTCGTACGGGCCGAGCGGACCCGACGGGCTGGCGGTGGACCGCTCGGGCCGCCTGGTCGTGGCCAACCCCGGGCTCGGGGTGGCGTGGGTGCTCAATCACCGTGCCGAGCCCGAGCTGGTGCTGCGCAGCGGCGCGGGCTCGTCGCTCACCAACGTGGCGTTCGGCGGCCCGGACCGCCGGACGCTGTACTGCACCGAGTCGGTCACCGGCACGGTGCTGCGCGCCGTCCTGGACGAGCCCGGCCTGCCGCTGTACCGCCCGGGCCGCGCGGACCCGCGCGCGAACTGA
- a CDS encoding Bug family tripartite tricarboxylate transporter substrate binding protein, with protein sequence MRTRRLLLTAVLALATSAAAHAQAWPARPVKIVVPYPPGGSVDVVTRKMAAKLQEQTGQTFFVENKAGATGTIGLASVVQSPPDGYTLAANDTTYALLPHIFKKLPFDHEKDLLPVGAYVFAPMGVVVRADSRHRTLADLLAAAKGQPDKVTYGTGGAGTTPHFVSEALGIAAGVNFMHVPYKGAGEATMAMLSGTIDFQVASTPGVMGNVQGGKARLLAVSGGRRLAALPDVPTFGEAGLKNFGLINFTGLWAPKGTPQAVIDRLQKELATAMASADMKAFSESIASEPGFWDAATFAKDLHERTAAWGKVVAHTAFERQ encoded by the coding sequence ATGCGGACCCGCCGCCTTCTGCTCACCGCCGTCCTCGCGCTGGCGACCTCGGCCGCCGCGCATGCGCAGGCCTGGCCGGCCAGGCCGGTGAAGATCGTCGTGCCCTACCCGCCCGGGGGCTCGGTGGACGTCGTCACGCGGAAGATGGCCGCCAAGCTGCAGGAGCAGACCGGCCAGACCTTCTTCGTGGAGAACAAGGCCGGCGCCACCGGCACCATCGGCCTGGCCTCAGTGGTGCAATCGCCGCCCGACGGCTACACGCTGGCGGCGAACGACACCACCTACGCGCTGCTGCCGCACATCTTCAAGAAGCTGCCCTTCGACCACGAGAAGGACCTGCTGCCGGTGGGCGCCTACGTGTTCGCGCCGATGGGCGTGGTGGTCAGGGCGGACTCCCGGCACCGGACGCTGGCCGACCTGCTGGCCGCCGCCAAGGGCCAGCCCGACAAGGTGACCTACGGCACCGGCGGCGCCGGCACCACGCCGCATTTCGTGAGCGAGGCGCTGGGCATCGCCGCCGGCGTCAACTTCATGCACGTGCCCTACAAGGGCGCCGGCGAGGCCACCATGGCGATGCTGTCCGGCACGATCGACTTCCAGGTCGCGTCGACCCCCGGCGTCATGGGCAACGTGCAGGGCGGCAAGGCACGCCTGCTGGCGGTCAGCGGCGGCCGGCGGCTGGCCGCACTGCCCGACGTGCCCACCTTCGGCGAAGCCGGCCTGAAGAACTTCGGCCTCATCAACTTCACCGGCCTGTGGGCGCCCAAGGGCACGCCGCAGGCCGTGATCGACCGGCTGCAGAAGGAACTGGCCACCGCCATGGCCTCGGCCGACATGAAGGCGTTCTCGGAGTCGATCGCGTCGGAGCCCGGGTTCTGGGATGCGGCCACCTTCGCGAAGGACCTGCACGAGCGCACCGCCGCCTGGGGCAAGGTGGTGGCCCACACCGCCTTCGAGCGGCAATGA
- a CDS encoding NAD(P)-dependent oxidoreductase: MLITGADLAAPALALLDDYEVVFAGKAPSPDDIVALCRRHDPVAIIVRYGKVGAAAMDAAPSLRVISKHGSGTDTIDKAAAAARGIQVVAAAGANAAAVAEHAMALLLACAKSVAVLNERMHAGHWDKATHKSMELEGRTVGLVGLGAIGLRVARMADAMGMRVLAFDPYAKDVPPFVQRVELDAIWRESDVISLHCPLTADNAGLLSAATLAACKPGVIVVNTARGGLIDEPALLAAIRSGQVAGAGLDSFAEEPMTPAHPFHGEPRITLSPHVAGVTADAYVKMGVGAARNALAVLHG, encoded by the coding sequence ATGCTGATCACCGGCGCCGACCTCGCCGCGCCCGCGCTGGCGCTGCTGGACGACTACGAGGTCGTCTTCGCCGGCAAGGCGCCCAGCCCCGACGACATCGTGGCGCTGTGCCGCCGGCACGACCCGGTGGCCATCATCGTGCGCTACGGCAAGGTGGGCGCGGCGGCGATGGACGCTGCGCCCAGCCTGCGGGTGATCTCCAAGCACGGCAGCGGCACCGACACCATCGACAAGGCCGCCGCCGCCGCCCGCGGCATCCAGGTGGTGGCCGCCGCCGGCGCCAATGCCGCGGCCGTGGCCGAGCATGCGATGGCCCTGCTGCTGGCCTGTGCCAAGTCGGTGGCCGTGCTCAACGAGCGCATGCACGCGGGGCACTGGGACAAGGCGACGCACAAGAGCATGGAGCTCGAAGGCCGCACCGTGGGCCTGGTCGGCCTGGGCGCCATCGGCCTGAGGGTCGCCCGCATGGCCGATGCCATGGGCATGCGCGTGCTGGCGTTCGACCCCTACGCGAAGGACGTGCCGCCTTTCGTGCAGCGGGTGGAGCTGGACGCCATCTGGCGCGAGTCGGACGTGATCTCGCTGCACTGCCCGCTCACGGCCGACAACGCCGGCCTGCTGAGCGCGGCCACGCTGGCGGCCTGCAAGCCCGGCGTGATCGTCGTCAACACGGCGCGCGGCGGGCTGATCGACGAGCCGGCGCTGCTGGCGGCCATCCGCAGCGGACAGGTCGCCGGCGCCGGCCTGGACAGCTTCGCGGAGGAGCCGATGACGCCGGCGCACCCGTTCCACGGCGAACCGCGCATCACGCTCAGCCCGCACGTCGCGGGCGTGACGGCAGACGCCTACGTGAAGATGGGCGTCGGCGCCGCCCGCAATGCCCTGGCCGTGCTGCACGGCTGA
- a CDS encoding RraA family protein: MSRAAALPDVIREVERVSPGVVEQAAQFPSSILADVAGRRGALHGRIAPLSPSMRFAGPALTVEVRPGDNLMIHAALALAKPGDVLVIDGKGDLTSALMGEIMSQQAVALGVAAVVMDGAVRDSEAIRALGFPMFAAGLNPNGPTKSVAGRLNHPVSVGGVTVHPGDLVVGDADGVTVIERDKAAAMLPLAAEKLAAETKRIADIKSRKALRPGWLDAALRTAGVIGEGESL, encoded by the coding sequence ATGAGTCGAGCCGCTGCATTGCCCGATGTGATCCGCGAGGTCGAACGCGTCTCGCCCGGCGTCGTCGAACAGGCCGCGCAGTTCCCTTCCTCCATCCTGGCCGACGTGGCCGGCCGCCGCGGCGCGCTGCACGGCCGCATCGCGCCGCTCTCGCCGTCGATGCGGTTCGCGGGCCCGGCGCTGACGGTGGAAGTGCGCCCCGGCGACAACCTGATGATCCATGCCGCGCTGGCCCTGGCGAAGCCGGGCGACGTGCTCGTGATCGACGGCAAGGGCGACCTCACCAGCGCGCTGATGGGCGAGATCATGAGCCAGCAGGCGGTGGCGCTGGGCGTGGCGGCGGTGGTGATGGACGGCGCCGTGCGCGACAGCGAGGCCATCCGGGCGCTGGGCTTCCCGATGTTCGCCGCGGGCCTCAACCCCAACGGCCCGACGAAGAGCGTGGCCGGCCGGCTCAACCACCCCGTCTCGGTCGGCGGCGTCACCGTGCACCCGGGCGACCTGGTGGTGGGCGATGCCGACGGCGTGACCGTGATCGAGCGCGACAAGGCCGCCGCCATGCTGCCGCTGGCGGCCGAGAAGCTGGCCGCCGAGACGAAGCGCATCGCCGACATCAAGAGCCGCAAGGCCCTGCGCCCGGGCTGGCTGGACGCCGCACTGCGCACCGCGGGTGTCATCGGCGAGGGGGAGTCGTTGTGA
- a CDS encoding tripartite tricarboxylate transporter substrate binding protein yields MPFLQRTTAMLAFAALAGSASAQAWPTKPIRIVVPFPPGGGTDIIARETSQHVAKATGWTFVIDNRPGAGGNLGVDAAAKSAADGYTLVLGQTSNLAINPTLYAKLPYDPQKDLAPIVLLANAPLVLVTGVNTPYKTLADAVQAAKAKPGQVNFASPGNGTVAHLTSEMFQKAAGVKTQHVPYKGASQAMTDVVSGTVDLYMSSVPTLLGQIKQGKLRALAVTSARRVDDLPDVPTINESGYKGFDAVTWFGLLAPAGTPKDVIAKVNAEFNKALRQAELSKRLGDEGADTAGGTPEEFAALIRSDIPRWGKVVKDSGTKLD; encoded by the coding sequence ATGCCCTTCCTTCAACGCACCACCGCCATGCTGGCCTTCGCCGCCCTCGCCGGCAGCGCCTCGGCCCAGGCCTGGCCGACCAAGCCGATCCGCATCGTGGTGCCGTTCCCGCCTGGCGGCGGCACGGACATCATCGCCCGCGAGACCAGCCAGCACGTGGCCAAGGCGACCGGCTGGACCTTCGTCATCGACAACCGGCCCGGCGCCGGCGGCAACCTCGGCGTGGACGCGGCGGCGAAGTCGGCCGCCGACGGCTACACCCTGGTGCTGGGCCAGACCAGCAACCTGGCCATCAACCCCACGCTCTACGCGAAGCTGCCGTACGACCCGCAGAAGGACCTGGCGCCGATCGTGCTGCTCGCCAACGCGCCGCTGGTGCTGGTCACCGGCGTCAACACGCCCTACAAGACGCTGGCCGACGCGGTGCAGGCGGCCAAGGCCAAGCCCGGCCAGGTGAACTTCGCGTCGCCCGGCAACGGCACCGTCGCGCACCTGACCAGCGAGATGTTCCAGAAGGCTGCCGGCGTGAAGACGCAGCACGTCCCGTACAAGGGCGCGTCGCAGGCCATGACGGACGTCGTCAGCGGGACGGTGGACCTGTACATGTCCTCGGTGCCGACGCTGCTCGGCCAGATCAAGCAGGGCAAGCTGCGGGCGCTGGCCGTGACGTCGGCCCGCCGCGTCGACGACCTGCCCGACGTGCCCACCATCAACGAGTCCGGCTACAAGGGCTTCGACGCCGTCACCTGGTTCGGCCTGCTCGCGCCGGCCGGCACCCCGAAGGACGTGATCGCGAAGGTCAACGCCGAATTCAACAAGGCCCTCAGGCAGGCCGAGCTCAGCAAGCGCCTCGGCGACGAAGGGGCCGACACCGCCGGCGGCACGCCCGAGGAGTTCGCGGCGCTGATCCGCAGCGACATCCCCCGCTGGGGCAAGGTCGTCAAGGACTCCGGCACCAAGCTGGACTGA
- a CDS encoding LysR family transcriptional regulator, producing the protein MDLRDLRYFETIAELEHLGRASARLHRTQPALTSSVRRLEAACGAALFEKAGRGIRLTEAGRVLLKWAQRMRFDVEDARRELQSIGAGLTGHVRLGIVPTAAQFLLPGVARQLLREAPGVTLRTVVGLIDTLQPLLRAGELDLMVGTESAAEPGWVSKTLSEDVIVVAASERHPVFGTRATLKDLSAHAWALQPPGAPTRDWLDHTFDRHGLPRPRVQVETTMLLMLPGLIVQTELLSFISRQHLQGKAHIPGLKEVPVKAAAMRRRLVVTHRANSFLSPAARRLLVLFEASAGRKADG; encoded by the coding sequence ATGGACCTGCGAGACCTGCGCTACTTCGAGACCATCGCCGAGCTGGAGCACCTGGGCCGCGCCTCGGCCCGGCTGCATCGCACCCAGCCGGCGTTGACCAGCAGCGTGCGGCGGCTGGAGGCCGCGTGCGGCGCGGCGCTGTTCGAGAAGGCCGGCCGCGGCATCCGCCTGACGGAAGCGGGCCGGGTGCTGCTGAAGTGGGCGCAGCGCATGCGCTTCGACGTGGAGGACGCCAGGCGCGAACTGCAGTCCATCGGCGCCGGGCTCACCGGCCATGTGCGGCTCGGCATCGTCCCGACGGCCGCGCAGTTCCTGCTGCCCGGCGTGGCCCGGCAGCTGCTGCGCGAAGCGCCTGGCGTCACGCTGCGCACGGTGGTGGGCCTGATCGACACGCTGCAGCCCTTGCTGCGCGCGGGCGAACTCGACCTCATGGTGGGCACCGAAAGCGCCGCCGAGCCCGGCTGGGTGTCGAAGACGCTGTCGGAGGACGTGATCGTGGTGGCCGCCAGCGAGCGGCACCCGGTCTTCGGCACGCGGGCGACGCTGAAGGACCTGAGCGCGCACGCCTGGGCGCTGCAGCCGCCCGGGGCCCCGACGCGCGACTGGCTCGATCACACCTTCGACCGCCACGGCCTGCCGAGGCCCCGGGTTCAGGTCGAGACGACGATGCTGCTGATGCTGCCCGGGCTCATCGTGCAGACGGAACTCCTGAGCTTCATCTCCCGGCAGCACCTGCAGGGCAAGGCCCACATCCCGGGGCTGAAGGAGGTGCCGGTCAAGGCCGCGGCGATGCGCCGGCGGCTGGTGGTGACCCATCGCGCCAACAGCTTCCTGTCGCCCGCGGCGCGCCGGCTGCTGGTGCTGTTCGAGGCGTCGGCCGGGCGGAAGGCCGATGGGTGA
- a CDS encoding FAD-dependent oxidoreductase, with translation MGAGAKQLRTQVVIVGAGPVGLLLATDLAKRGIRTVVMELRGFMEPPSVKCNHVSARTMEQLRRLGLAETVRSTGLPTDHSNDIAFRLTTTGVELSRVHIPGRADRYTDTTGPDGWWPTPEPPHRINQRFLEPLLARHAASLPEVTLINACEFTGFTENSQGIVAQAHLLGSGQALEISGSYIVGCDGARSTLRRAIGAVLEGTAVIQHVQSTLIKAPALLGRLGERPAWAYYSLNSRRCGTVFAIDGTQEWLVHNHLDVEEAEAGNVDRHASIRAILGVDEDFQYEVLSHEDWIARRLVADRFRNGRAFICGDAAHLWIPQAGYGMNAGIADCLDLSWMLAATLQGWASPDLLDAYEAERLPITNQASHFAMNHGLQKIKMRHSLPPALEEDSPAGALARAEVGSRVYDLNVRQFCCAGLNFGYYYDASPVIVYDGEAPPPYGMDTFTPSIVPGCRMPHFWLPDGRSVYDALGDGYTLVQLDRRADAAAAALLQEAERQGMPMTRLHIGRDGVPDVYTSDLLICRPDQHVAWRSGPARLDAAKVVATLRGDAAGPPPG, from the coding sequence ATGGGAGCAGGCGCGAAGCAGCTGCGCACGCAGGTCGTCATCGTCGGCGCGGGGCCGGTCGGGCTGTTGCTGGCGACGGATTTGGCCAAGCGAGGGATCCGGACCGTCGTCATGGAGCTGCGCGGCTTCATGGAACCGCCCAGCGTCAAATGCAACCACGTCTCCGCGCGCACCATGGAGCAGCTCCGCCGCTTGGGGCTGGCTGAGACGGTTCGGTCCACCGGGTTGCCGACGGACCACTCCAACGACATCGCGTTCCGCCTGACCACGACGGGTGTTGAACTGTCGCGGGTCCACATTCCGGGCCGCGCAGACCGGTACACCGACACCACGGGCCCGGATGGCTGGTGGCCCACGCCGGAGCCGCCGCACCGCATCAACCAGCGGTTCCTGGAGCCGCTGCTGGCCCGGCACGCGGCGAGCCTGCCTGAAGTCACCCTGATCAACGCCTGCGAGTTCACAGGCTTCACGGAGAACTCGCAGGGCATCGTGGCGCAGGCACACCTTCTCGGGAGCGGGCAGGCGCTGGAGATCTCCGGCAGCTACATCGTGGGGTGCGACGGTGCACGCTCGACCCTGCGCAGGGCCATCGGGGCGGTGCTGGAAGGGACCGCCGTCATACAACATGTCCAGTCGACCTTGATCAAGGCGCCGGCGTTGCTGGGGCGGCTGGGCGAGCGGCCCGCGTGGGCCTACTACTCGCTCAACTCGCGCCGATGCGGCACGGTCTTCGCGATCGATGGGACGCAGGAGTGGCTGGTCCACAACCACCTCGACGTCGAGGAGGCGGAAGCCGGGAACGTCGATCGGCATGCCTCCATCCGCGCCATCCTCGGGGTCGACGAGGACTTCCAGTACGAGGTGCTGAGCCACGAGGACTGGATCGCTCGCCGCCTGGTGGCCGACAGGTTCCGCAACGGTCGGGCGTTCATCTGCGGCGACGCCGCGCACCTCTGGATTCCGCAGGCCGGCTATGGCATGAATGCCGGCATCGCCGATTGCCTGGACCTGTCGTGGATGCTCGCTGCGACCCTCCAAGGGTGGGCATCGCCGGACCTGCTGGACGCCTACGAGGCTGAGCGCCTGCCCATCACGAACCAGGCGTCGCATTTCGCGATGAACCACGGGCTGCAGAAGATCAAGATGCGCCACTCGCTGCCGCCCGCGTTGGAGGAAGACTCTCCGGCCGGCGCGTTGGCGCGGGCGGAGGTCGGCAGCCGGGTGTACGACCTGAATGTGCGGCAGTTCTGCTGTGCCGGCCTGAACTTCGGCTACTACTACGACGCTTCTCCCGTCATCGTGTACGACGGCGAGGCGCCGCCCCCCTACGGAATGGACACCTTCACCCCGTCCATCGTGCCGGGGTGCCGGATGCCGCACTTCTGGCTGCCCGACGGTCGGTCCGTGTATGACGCGCTCGGCGACGGCTACACCCTGGTCCAGCTGGACCGCCGGGCCGATGCGGCCGCCGCGGCGCTGCTGCAGGAGGCCGAGCGGCAGGGGATGCCCATGACGCGGCTCCACATCGGTCGCGACGGCGTGCCGGACGTCTACACGTCGGACCTGCTCATCTGCAGGCCCGACCAGCATGTGGCCTGGCGATCCGGCCCGGCCCGGCTCGACGCAGCGAAGGTCGTGGCCACGCTGAGGGGCGATGCGGCCGGTCCACCCCCAGGCTGA